The genomic window CGGTCGGTCTCGAGGCCGTCGCCCTGGCGCTGACCGGGGGCGGTTCCGGCGGTACGGCGGCACGCGAGGGTGCCGCGCGATGAAGCAGATCCTCGTCTCCGGGGTGATCGCGCTGTTCCTGTCGCTGATCGGCACCCCGCTGCTGATCCGTCTGCTGGCCCGCAAGGGCTACGGGCAGATGATCCGCGACGACGGCCCGCAGAACCACCACAGCAAGCGCGGGACGCCCACCATGGGCGGTATCGCGTTCATCCTGGCCACCCTGGTCGCGTACGCCTCGACCAAGGTGATCACCGGTGACAAGCCGTCCATGTCGGGCGTGCTGGTGCTGTTCCTGACCGCGGGGCTCGGGCTCGTCGGCTTCCTCGACGACTACATCAAGATCGTCAAGCAGCGCAGCCTGGGCCTGCGGGCCAAGGCGAAGATGGCGGGCCAGCTCATCGTCGGCATCACCTTCGCGGTGCTGGCGCTGAACTTCCACGACTCGCGCAACCAGACGCCGGCCTCCACCAAGCTGTCCTTCACCACGGACTTCGGCTGGTCGATCGGCCCGGTGATCTTCGTGATCTGGGCGCTGTTCATGATCCTGGCGATGTCCAACGGCGTGAACCTCACCGACGGCCTGGACGGCCTGGCCACCGGCGCCTCGGTGATGGTCTTCGCCGCCTACACCGTCATCGGCGTGTGGCAGTACGGCCAGTGGTGCGGGGCCCAGGTCAGCGCCAACGGAGCCTGCTACGAGGTGCGCGACCCGCTGGACCTCGCGGTGGTCGCGGCGGCCCTGGTGGGCGCCCTGTTCGGCTTCCTGTGGTGGAACACCTCGCCGGCCAAGATCTTCATGGGCGACACCGGTTCGCTCGCGCTGGGCGGCGCGCTCGCCGGCCTGGCGATCTGCTCGCGCACCGAGCTGCTGCTCGCCATCCTCGGCGGCCTGTTCGTCCTGATCACCATGTCGGTGGTCATCCAGGTCGGCTCCTTCCGGCTGACCGGCAAGCGGGTCTTCCGGATGGCACCCCTCCAGCACCACTTCGAGCTCAAGGGCTGGAGCGAGGTCCTGGTGGTGGTCAGATTCTGGATCATCCAGGGCATGTGCATGGCCGTGGGGCTCGGCATCTTCTACGCCGCGTGGGTGGCCGCGTCATGACGCAGGGGCACGCCGGGCCCGGCGGATTCAAGGACGCGGCGGTCACCGTCGCCGGGCTCGGCGTGTCCGGGGTGCCCGCGGCCAGGGCGCTGCACGCGCTCGGCGCCCGCGTCACCGTGGTCAACGGCGTCGCGGGGGAGCGGCAGCAGGCCGAGGCGGCGGAGCTGGAGGCGCTGGGCATCACCGTGCGCCTCGGCGACGGCGAGACCCTGCCCGAGGGCACCGAGCTCGTCGTCACCTCGCCCGGCTGGCCGCCGTCCAGCCCGCTGTTCGCCGCGGCGGCGCAGGCCGGCGTCGAGGTCATCGGCGACGTGGAGCTGGCCTGGCGGCTGCGGGGCCCGGACGCCGCGCCCTGGCTGGCGGTCACCGGCACCAACGGCAAGACGACCACCACCCGCATGCTCGCCGCCATGCTCACCGCGGCGGGCCTGCGTACCGCGGCGGTCGGCAACATCGGCGTCTCGCTGCTCGACGCGGTCCTCGGCGAGGAGCAGTACGACGTCCTCGCCGTGGAGCTGTCCAGCTACCAGCTGCACTGGGCGCCCGGCATCCGCCCGCACTCCGCCGCGGTGCTCAACCTGGCCCCCGACCACCTCGACTGGCACGGCTCGATGGACGCCTATGTCGCCGACAAGGGCCGTATCTACCACGGCAACACGGTCGCCTGCGTCTACAACGCGGCCGACCCCGCGACCGAGCGGCTGGTCGAACAGGCCGACGTCGAGGAGGGCTGCCGGGCGATCGGCTTCACCCTGGACGCGCCCCGGATGTCGGAGCTGGGGGTGGTCGACGGGCTGCTGGTGGACCGGGCCTTCGTCGAGGACCGCCGCAACAGCGCGCAGGAGCTGGCAGAGGCCGCCGACGTGCAGCCGCTCGCCCCGCACAACATCGCCAACGCCCTGGCGGCCGCCGCGCTGGCCCGCGCCTACGGGGTGCCGGCCGGCGCGGTCCGCGAGGGCCTGCGGGCCTTCCGCCCGGACGCCCACCGGATCGCCGAGGTCGCCGTGCTTGACGGGGTGGCCTACGTCGACGACTCCAAGGCCACCAACACCCATGCCGCGCAGGCGTCGCTGACGTCGTACGAGCACGTGGTGTGGATCGCCGGCGGGCTCGCCAAGGGCGCCGAGTTCGACGAGCTGGTGACCGCGGCCGCCGGACGGCTGCGCGGGGCGGTGCTGCTCGGCGCCGACCGCGCGCTGATCCGCGAAGCCCTGGCGCGACACGCCCCCCAGGTGCCGGTGGTGGACCTGGAACGGACCGACACTGGGGCGATGTCCGCGGCGGTGGCCGCGGCACGGCAGTTGGCCACCGCGGGCGACACCGTCCTGCTGGCGCCCGCCTGCGCGTCGATGGACATGTTCAGCAACTACAACCAGCGCGGCGACCTGTTCGCGGACGCCGTACGCGCCGCCCTGCCGGACTCCGCGGCGCACTCCTAGCCGCCGGGGCCCGCCCCCGCAGGCCGCGGCGCACCGCACCGACGGAGGGGACGCATGACGGCACACGGCTCCACCCCGCGCGGCGCCGCACGCCCCGCCAGGGCGCCCAGCGCCCTGCGCGGGGCCGCCCGGCTGCCCGGCAGGCTGCGGGAGGCCTGGGACCGGCCGCTGACGGCGTACTACGTGATCCTCGGCGGCAGCCTGCTGATCACCGTGCTCGGCCTGGTGATGGTCTACTCGGCGTCGATGATCCAGGCGCTGCGCTACGGGCTCCCGTCCACGTACTACTTCCGCAAGCAGCTGCTCGCGGTCGCGCTCGGCTCGGTGCTGCTCTACGCCGCCGCCAGGATGCCGGTCAGGCTGCACCGGGCGCTGGCGTATCCGCTGCTGCTGGGCTCGGTCTTCCTGATGTGCCTGGTGCAGGTGCCCGGGATAGGGCAGTCGGTCCACGGCAACACCAACTGGATCTCCGTGGGCGGCCCCTTCCAGCTGCAGCCCAGCGAGTTCGGCAAGCTCGCGCTGGTGCTGTGGGGCGCCGACCTGCTGGCCCGCAAGGGCGACAAGGGCCTGCTGGTGCAGTGGAAGCACCTGCTGGTGCCGCTCATCCCGGTCACCGTGCTGCTGCTCGGACTCATCATGCTCGGCGGCGACATGGGCACCACGGTGATCCTGACCGCGATCCTCTTCGGCATGCTGTGGCTGGCCGGCGCGCCGACCCGGCTGTTCGCCGGCGTGCTGGGCGGCGCCTCCGTGCTGGCCGGGCTCGCCATCGTCACCAGCCCCAACCGGATGGACCGGCTGCACTGCATCGCCGCCTCCGACCCCGACAACGGCTGCTGGCAGGCCGTGCACGGGATCTACGCCCTCGCCTCGGGCGGCTGGTTCGGCTCAGGACTCGGGGCGAGCGTGGAGAAATGGGGCGAACTCCCGGAGCCGCACACCGACTTCATCTTCGCCGTGACCGGGGAGGAACTGGGCCTGGCGGGGACGCTGTCGGTACTCGCCCTCTTCGCGGCACTAGGCTACGCGGGTATCCGCGTGGCCGGTCGTACGGAGGACCCCTTCGTCAGGTTCGCAGCGGGTGGCGTGACCACCTGGATCACGGCCCAGGCCGTGATCAACATCGGTGCGGTGCTCGGCCTGCTGCCGATCGCCGGGGTCCCGCTCCCGCTGTTCTCCTACGGAGGTTCAGCCCTGCTGCCGACCATGTTCGCGATCGGGCTGCTGATCTCCTTCGCCAGGAGCGAGCCGGCGGCACGAGCCGCGCTGGCCGTGCGGGGGCGGCGGAGCGGGCGTAAACCCCCGACCCGGGCAATGACACGGACGATGCGACGGTACGTCACCCGACGGCCGTCCGGAGAGCGGTGAATTTCGGTGCATGTCGTACTCGCCGGTGGGGGGACCGCCGGCCACATCGAGCCTGCGCTCGCGCTCGCCGATGCCCTGCGCAGGCAGGACCCGACCGTGGGCATCACCGCCCTCGGCACCGAGAAGGGCCTGGAGACCAGGCTGGTGCCGGAGCGCGGCTATGAACTGGCGCTGATCCCGGCTGTTCCGCTGCCGCGCAGGCCCACCCCCGAACTGATCACCGTTCCCGGGCGGCTGCGCGGCACCATCAAGGCCGCCGAGCAGGTCCTTGAGCGCACCAAGGCCGACTGCGTGGTCGGCTTCGGCGGCTACGTGGCGCTGCCCGGCTACCTGGCCGCCAAGCGGCTCGGCGTGCCGATCGTGGTGCACGAGGCCAACGCCCGCCCCGGCCTCGCCAACAAGATCGGCTCGCGGTACGCGCACGCCGTCGCCGTCTCCACCCCGGACAGCAAGCTGCGCGACTCGCGCTACATCGGCATCCCGCTGCGCCGCTCCATCGCCACCCTGGACCGCGCCGCGGCCCGCCCGGAGGCCAGGCACGCCTTCGGCCTGGACCAGAACCTGCCGACCCTGCTGGTCTCCGGCGGTTCGCAGGGCGCCCGCCGGCTCAACGAGGTGATCGCCGCGGTCGCCCCCAGGCTGCAGCAGTCCGGGGTGCAGATCCTGCACGCGGTGGGCCCGAAGAACGAACTGCCCAGGGCCGACAACATGCCGGGCATGCCGCCGTACCGCCCGGTGCCCTACGTCGACCGGATGGATCTCGCCTACGCGGCCGCCGACATGATGCTGTGCCGGGCCGGCGCCATGACCGTGGCGGAACTGTCCGCGGTCGGGCTGCCCGCCGCCTACGTCCCGCTGCCGATCGGCAACGGCGAACAGCGGCTCAACGCGCAGCCGGTGGTCAAGGCCGGCGGCGGTCTGCTGGTGGACGACGCGGAGCTGACCCCGGAGTGGGTGCTCGGCAACGTGCTGCCGGTGCTCACCGACCCGCACCGCCTCTACGACATGTCCCGCGCCGCCGCCGAGTTCGGCCGCCGCGACGCGGACGACCTGCTCGTCGGCATGGTGTACGAGGCGGTGGCCGCCCGCCGGGCACGATAGACACCCCGCCGGGGCGTCAACACACGGGAGGCCGACGTGACAGGACCGGGAGCCGGTACCGGAGCCAGACCCGCCGAACGCGGCGGCGACCGTACGCGGGTACCGCCCGTCGCGCCCCGGCCGCCCGGCGCCGGCCGCCCGCGGCTGACACCGCAGGCCCGGCGCGCGCTGCTGATCGCCCTGGTCGCGCTCACCGTGCTGCTGGGCGGCGGCACCTGGGCGGTCTACGGGTCCTCGTGGCTGCGGGCCGACCGGGTCGCGGTCACCGGCGCCGACGTGCTGACCCCGCGGCAGATCCAGCGGGCCGCCGCCGTACCCCTCGGCGGCCCGCTGGTCTCGGTCGACACCGGCGCGGTCAGGAAACGGCTGCTCAAGGTGCTGCCCCGGCTGCGCGACGCCCAGGTGCACCGCTCCTGGCCGCACACGATCCGGGTGGAGGTCAGCGAACGCACGCCGTCCGCGATCCTGAAAAGTGGCGGGAAGTTCACCGAAGTCGACAAGGAAGGTGTCAGGTTCGCCACCGTCGATCAGCCGCCGCACGGAGTGCCGCTGGTGCAATTGACACCCGATCAGACAGCGAGCTTTCGGCATTTCGGAACAAAGAGACTTCTGCAGGCCGCGATTACCGTCGCGGGACGGCTGCCGGAATCGCTGACCGGCCGGGCGACCGCGATCCGGGTACGTTCCTACGACGCGATCACCGTCGAACTCACCAGCGGACGGGACGTGATGTGGGGCAGCCAGGAGGACTGCGCCCGCAAGGCGGCGGTGCTCACCGCGCTGATGAAAGCCGAGCCGCACGCCACGCACTACGACGTCAGCGCCCCCACCGCCCCTGCGGCTTCCGGAAGTTGACGTGTGCGGGACGCCCGGTTCGGTAGTATTCGACCCCTGGCTCACCGAGCGCCCGCGTGATCACATAGGGTCAAAAGAAAAACGGGAGGTTCGGCGTGTTCGTTGAACCATCACCGCTTGTCGACTTAGTGTCTCGTCCCAAAGGAACACATGGGACAGGCATACTGGTAACCCTAAACCTGAGGGTCAGGGTTCGGAACGGCCCCGGCGAGCGTACCGACCGTCCCACACGATTCGTAAATCGAGGCGAGAGGCCTTCGACGTGGCAGCACCGCAGAACTACCTCGCAGTCATCAAGGTCGTCGGCATCGGCGGCGGTGGCGTCAACGCCATCAACCGGATGATCGAGGTCGGTCTCAAGGGCGTCGAGTTCATCGCGATCAACACCGATGCGCAGGCCCTGCTGATGAGCGACGCCGACGTCAAGCTCGACGTCGGCCGGGAGCTGACCCGGGGACTCGGCGCCGGCGCGAACCCCGACGTCGGCCGCAAGGCCGCCGAGGACCACCGCGAGGAGATCGAAGAGGTGCTCAAGGGCGCCGACATGGTCTTCGTCACCGCGGGAGAGGGCGGCGGCACCGGCACCGGCGGCGCCCCCGTGGTCGCCAACATCGCCCGCTCGCTGGGCGCCCTGACCATCGGGGTGGTCACCCGCCCCTTCACCTTCGAGGGCCGCCGCCGCGCCAACCAGGCCGAGGACGGCATCGCCGGGCTGCGCGAGAACGTCGACACCCTGATCGTCATCCCCAACGACCGTCTGCTGTCCATCTCGGACCGCCAGGTCAGCGTGCTCGACGCCTTCCGCTCCGCCGACCAGGTGCTGCTGTCCGGCGTGCAGGGCATCACCGACCTGATCACCACCCCCGGCCTGATCAACCTGGACTTCGCCGACGTGAAGTCCGTGATGTCGGAAGCGGGTTCCGCCCTCATGGGCATCGGCTCGGCCCGCGGCGACGACCGGGCCGTCGCCGCCGCGGAGATGGCGATCTCCTCGCCGCTGCTCGAAGCGTCCATCGACGGGGCGCGCGGAGTGCTGCTGTCCATCTCCGGCGGCTCCGACCTCGGGCTGTTCGAGATCAACGAGGCGGCCCAGCTGGTCAGCGAGGCCGCGCACCCCGAGGCCAACATCATCTTCGGCGCGGTCATCGACGACGCGCTCGGCGACGAGGTCCGGGTCACCGTCATCGCGGCCGGCTTCGACGGCGGGCAGCCGCCCACCAAGGGCAGCCGCGACAAGGTGCTGAACTCGCCCTACGCCGCCAGTGACAGCGGCTCGGC from Streptomyces sp. NBC_01198 includes these protein-coding regions:
- the mraY gene encoding phospho-N-acetylmuramoyl-pentapeptide-transferase gives rise to the protein MKQILVSGVIALFLSLIGTPLLIRLLARKGYGQMIRDDGPQNHHSKRGTPTMGGIAFILATLVAYASTKVITGDKPSMSGVLVLFLTAGLGLVGFLDDYIKIVKQRSLGLRAKAKMAGQLIVGITFAVLALNFHDSRNQTPASTKLSFTTDFGWSIGPVIFVIWALFMILAMSNGVNLTDGLDGLATGASVMVFAAYTVIGVWQYGQWCGAQVSANGACYEVRDPLDLAVVAAALVGALFGFLWWNTSPAKIFMGDTGSLALGGALAGLAICSRTELLLAILGGLFVLITMSVVIQVGSFRLTGKRVFRMAPLQHHFELKGWSEVLVVVRFWIIQGMCMAVGLGIFYAAWVAAS
- the murD gene encoding UDP-N-acetylmuramoyl-L-alanine--D-glutamate ligase, producing MTQGHAGPGGFKDAAVTVAGLGVSGVPAARALHALGARVTVVNGVAGERQQAEAAELEALGITVRLGDGETLPEGTELVVTSPGWPPSSPLFAAAAQAGVEVIGDVELAWRLRGPDAAPWLAVTGTNGKTTTTRMLAAMLTAAGLRTAAVGNIGVSLLDAVLGEEQYDVLAVELSSYQLHWAPGIRPHSAAVLNLAPDHLDWHGSMDAYVADKGRIYHGNTVACVYNAADPATERLVEQADVEEGCRAIGFTLDAPRMSELGVVDGLLVDRAFVEDRRNSAQELAEAADVQPLAPHNIANALAAAALARAYGVPAGAVREGLRAFRPDAHRIAEVAVLDGVAYVDDSKATNTHAAQASLTSYEHVVWIAGGLAKGAEFDELVTAAAGRLRGAVLLGADRALIREALARHAPQVPVVDLERTDTGAMSAAVAAARQLATAGDTVLLAPACASMDMFSNYNQRGDLFADAVRAALPDSAAHS
- the ftsW gene encoding putative lipid II flippase FtsW, which produces MTAHGSTPRGAARPARAPSALRGAARLPGRLREAWDRPLTAYYVILGGSLLITVLGLVMVYSASMIQALRYGLPSTYYFRKQLLAVALGSVLLYAAARMPVRLHRALAYPLLLGSVFLMCLVQVPGIGQSVHGNTNWISVGGPFQLQPSEFGKLALVLWGADLLARKGDKGLLVQWKHLLVPLIPVTVLLLGLIMLGGDMGTTVILTAILFGMLWLAGAPTRLFAGVLGGASVLAGLAIVTSPNRMDRLHCIAASDPDNGCWQAVHGIYALASGGWFGSGLGASVEKWGELPEPHTDFIFAVTGEELGLAGTLSVLALFAALGYAGIRVAGRTEDPFVRFAAGGVTTWITAQAVINIGAVLGLLPIAGVPLPLFSYGGSALLPTMFAIGLLISFARSEPAARAALAVRGRRSGRKPPTRAMTRTMRRYVTRRPSGER
- the murG gene encoding undecaprenyldiphospho-muramoylpentapeptide beta-N-acetylglucosaminyltransferase is translated as MHVVLAGGGTAGHIEPALALADALRRQDPTVGITALGTEKGLETRLVPERGYELALIPAVPLPRRPTPELITVPGRLRGTIKAAEQVLERTKADCVVGFGGYVALPGYLAAKRLGVPIVVHEANARPGLANKIGSRYAHAVAVSTPDSKLRDSRYIGIPLRRSIATLDRAAARPEARHAFGLDQNLPTLLVSGGSQGARRLNEVIAAVAPRLQQSGVQILHAVGPKNELPRADNMPGMPPYRPVPYVDRMDLAYAAADMMLCRAGAMTVAELSAVGLPAAYVPLPIGNGEQRLNAQPVVKAGGGLLVDDAELTPEWVLGNVLPVLTDPHRLYDMSRAAAEFGRRDADDLLVGMVYEAVAARRAR
- a CDS encoding cell division protein FtsQ/DivIB, whose product is MTGPGAGTGARPAERGGDRTRVPPVAPRPPGAGRPRLTPQARRALLIALVALTVLLGGGTWAVYGSSWLRADRVAVTGADVLTPRQIQRAAAVPLGGPLVSVDTGAVRKRLLKVLPRLRDAQVHRSWPHTIRVEVSERTPSAILKSGGKFTEVDKEGVRFATVDQPPHGVPLVQLTPDQTASFRHFGTKRLLQAAITVAGRLPESLTGRATAIRVRSYDAITVELTSGRDVMWGSQEDCARKAAVLTALMKAEPHATHYDVSAPTAPAASGS
- the ftsZ gene encoding cell division protein FtsZ, which produces MAAPQNYLAVIKVVGIGGGGVNAINRMIEVGLKGVEFIAINTDAQALLMSDADVKLDVGRELTRGLGAGANPDVGRKAAEDHREEIEEVLKGADMVFVTAGEGGGTGTGGAPVVANIARSLGALTIGVVTRPFTFEGRRRANQAEDGIAGLRENVDTLIVIPNDRLLSISDRQVSVLDAFRSADQVLLSGVQGITDLITTPGLINLDFADVKSVMSEAGSALMGIGSARGDDRAVAAAEMAISSPLLEASIDGARGVLLSISGGSDLGLFEINEAAQLVSEAAHPEANIIFGAVIDDALGDEVRVTVIAAGFDGGQPPTKGSRDKVLNSPYAASDSGSASTGAGRPVEPPRPAPSFGGLGSVPAPGEREPEPVAEAPATPATPPVVPPARPYQDSAAEELDVPDFLK